ATGCGCGTCATCAACGCCGGGAATCTGTTTGAGACTGGCGGTAACGTCTTCAATATTAATTCCTTTTGGTGTTGCTTCTAACAAAACGTCAACGGATTCCATCACCAATTTATAAGACCAGATCAAGATGAGTATGCAGATCATGACACTGATGATAGGATCGACAACAAACCAGTTGGTGTAATAGATAACAATAGCTCCGATTATGACGCCTACGGAAGAAAAGGTATCGCCTAACATGTGGAAAAATGCTGTCCTGACATTCAAGCTGTGCTCATGTTCATGCGCATCCCCTTTTAGAATGAAGACACAGAGAATATTGGCAACCAGACCCACCAAGGCTACAATGAACATCTTGCCGCTTGAGATGGTTTCGGGGTGCATAAAACGGTGGTAGGCCTCATAAAATATCCACAGGGTAATCATGAAGAGGGTTACGCCGTTAAATAAGGCCGCCAGTATCTCTAACCGATAGAATCCATAGGTTTTTTTTTCTGTGGGGGGTTTTGCGGCAAAATGGAGGGCAAAGAGGCTCACGAGTAATGCAAACAGGTGGGTGAGCATGTGGCCCGCATCGCTAATCAGGGCAAGACTATTGGTGATAAATCCCCCAACAATCTCTACGACAAAGATACTTCCTGTTATAATGCTCGTGAGTACTAATCTCTTCCGTTCATGTGACCGGTACTCGTGCTTGTGACCATGCTCATCTTTTGCGTGATAATAATCTATGCTATGAATGTGTTCGATGGTACGTCTCCTATTAAATAAATAATCGTTTTTAAAACTAATCTTTACAAATTATAAATCTCTAAATGACTGAAAACAAACTTTTTTTATTGAAGCATTTAGATAAGCCATAATGACAATTGCTTATCCGAGGTAATTGATCACTTAATCAAATATTCTTAATGGTTTTGAAACTGCTGGCTTTCCAATTTCTGCCCAGAACAATTTGTTTAGAGCACGGGACAAATATATTTGATCGTCATAAAGACGCTGTTGGCTGT
This genomic interval from Nitrospirota bacterium contains the following:
- a CDS encoding cation transporter, giving the protein MDYYHAKDEHGHKHEYRSHERKRLVLTSIITGSIFVVEIVGGFITNSLALISDAGHMLTHLFALLVSLFALHFAAKPPTEKKTYGFYRLEILAALFNGVTLFMITLWIFYEAYHRFMHPETISSGKMFIVALVGLVANILCVFILKGDAHEHEHSLNVRTAFFHMLGDTFSSVGVIIGAIVIYYTNWFVVDPIISVMICILILIWSYKLVMESVDVLLEATPKGINIEDVTASLKQIPGVDDAHDIHIWTITSGMYSMSGHIDTKDMMISETTRLSKEINRVLGEKFKIGHTVIQFGCECKVNNAHHEHHHPETNPHEHHAH